The Lactobacillus sp. ESL0680 genome has a segment encoding these proteins:
- the pheS gene encoding phenylalanine--tRNA ligase subunit alpha gives MDLFDRLKELRDKGLAEIDKAESEEKLNDVRVKLVGRKGELTEILHSMKDVAPEHRREIGQRVNKLRDLFNDKLDDAKTEIVEALVEERLEKEKIDVTLPGRENHIGSEHPINIILDDLEKYFIGMGYQVVQGPEIETDHYCFEMMNLPKDHPARDMQATFYVDPEDLLRSQTSGDQARVLEKHDFSQGPLKMVGPGKVYRRDDDDATHSHQFMQMEGLVIDKNVTMGDLKGTLELLTKHIFGEDRETRLRPSYFPFTEPSVEMDVSCFNCNGKGCAICKYTGWIEVLGAGMVHPNVLENAGVDSNVYGGFAFGVGLDRFAILKYGIDDIRDFYTNDVRFLEQFRKEER, from the coding sequence ATGGACTTATTTGATCGACTGAAAGAACTTCGTGATAAAGGCCTCGCTGAAATCGACAAGGCAGAAAGTGAAGAAAAGTTAAATGATGTTCGGGTAAAATTAGTTGGCCGTAAAGGTGAATTAACTGAAATTTTGCACTCAATGAAGGATGTTGCCCCTGAACATAGACGAGAAATTGGTCAACGGGTGAACAAACTTCGTGATTTGTTCAATGATAAATTGGATGATGCTAAGACCGAGATTGTTGAAGCACTTGTTGAGGAACGTCTTGAAAAAGAAAAGATTGATGTGACTTTGCCAGGTCGGGAAAATCATATTGGTTCTGAGCACCCAATTAACATTATCTTGGATGATCTTGAAAAATACTTTATTGGAATGGGTTACCAAGTGGTTCAGGGACCAGAAATTGAAACTGACCACTATTGTTTTGAAATGATGAACTTACCTAAGGACCACCCAGCTCGTGATATGCAGGCTACCTTCTATGTTGATCCTGAAGATTTGCTGCGTTCACAGACTTCCGGTGACCAAGCTCGGGTTTTGGAAAAGCATGACTTTTCTCAAGGACCATTAAAGATGGTTGGACCTGGTAAGGTTTACCGTCGTGATGATGATGATGCGACGCACTCTCACCAATTCATGCAGATGGAAGGGTTAGTTATCGATAAGAATGTCACAATGGGCGACTTAAAGGGTACTCTGGAATTGCTCACTAAGCACATCTTCGGTGAAGACCGCGAAACTCGTCTGCGTCCAAGTTACTTCCCATTTACGGAGCCATCAGTTGAAATGGATGTTTCCTGCTTCAATTGCAATGGTAAGGGGTGTGCAATTTGTAAGTACACTGGCTGGATTGAAGTCTTAGGTGCCGGAATGGTTCACCCTAATGTTTTAGAAAATGCCGGCGTTGACTCAAATGTCTATGGTGGTTTTGCCTTTGGTGTCGGCTTAGATCGGTTCGCGATTTTGAAATATGGTATTGATGATATTCGCGATTTTTATACAAATGATGTCCGTTTCTTAGAGCAATTCCGTAAGGAGGAAAGATAA
- a CDS encoding helix-turn-helix domain-containing protein, protein MSQKGNYQQTNGCRALTYETCPHFVNAFQIIGKKWNGLIISSLCETNFMRFKDLANCVSACSDRVLVERLKELEKEKIVKRSVDAKTKIISYGLTKKGAELQPVFDQIHEWADNWV, encoded by the coding sequence ATGAGTCAAAAAGGAAACTATCAACAAACTAACGGGTGTCGGGCATTAACTTATGAAACTTGCCCTCACTTTGTTAATGCATTCCAGATCATCGGCAAGAAGTGGAATGGCTTGATTATTAGTTCCTTGTGTGAGACCAATTTCATGCGTTTCAAAGACTTAGCTAATTGCGTTTCTGCTTGTTCTGACCGAGTTTTAGTTGAACGATTAAAAGAATTAGAAAAAGAAAAAATTGTTAAACGTTCAGTTGATGCTAAAACTAAAATTATTTCTTATGGCTTAACTAAAAAAGGTGCTGAATTACAGCCGGTTTTTGACCAAATTCATGAATGGGCCGATAACTGGGTTTAA
- a CDS encoding RNA methyltransferase: MEQISSVNNKLIKDLAKLKQKKYREETGLYLIEGFHLVEEAIKANRKYVYLLGTQEALDTAATENEVDLSGRNIILINSAIVRHLSSTKNSQDIFMVLKIAQPKDYPFNYGKWVLLDQLADPGNVGTIIRTADAAGFDGVVLSPNSVDLYNPKTQRAMQGSQFHINLIVADLPTTIASLKGSGIPVYASMLDRTAKQLPDFVPVAQLGLVIGNEAHGVSLPVAQASDEKLYIPIKGQAESLNAAVAAGIMIYHFA; encoded by the coding sequence ATGGAACAGATTAGTTCGGTAAATAATAAGTTAATTAAGGATTTAGCCAAATTAAAGCAGAAAAAATATCGTGAGGAGACGGGCTTATATTTAATTGAAGGTTTTCATCTAGTTGAAGAAGCAATTAAAGCAAACCGCAAGTACGTTTACTTATTGGGGACGCAAGAGGCGCTAGATACTGCGGCTACTGAAAATGAAGTCGATTTGTCCGGCCGCAATATTATTTTGATTAATTCGGCAATTGTCCGTCATTTATCAAGTACCAAAAATTCCCAAGATATTTTTATGGTTTTGAAGATTGCCCAGCCGAAAGACTATCCCTTTAATTATGGTAAGTGGGTTTTGCTTGACCAATTAGCTGACCCAGGCAATGTCGGGACAATTATTAGAACAGCTGATGCTGCGGGGTTTGATGGGGTAGTTTTGTCGCCAAACAGCGTTGACTTGTACAATCCTAAAACGCAACGAGCAATGCAGGGAAGTCAATTCCACATTAATTTAATTGTGGCGGACTTACCTACGACAATTGCTTCTCTAAAGGGTAGTGGTATTCCCGTTTATGCCAGTATGCTCGATAGAACAGCCAAACAATTGCCTGATTTTGTCCCAGTAGCGCAATTAGGGCTAGTTATTGGCAATGAGGCGCATGGCGTTAGTTTGCCAGTAGCGCAAGCCAGCGATGAAAAGTTGTACATTCCAATTAAGGGTCAGGCTGAATCGTTAAACGCGGCAGTGGCAGCAGGAATTATGATCTATCATTTTGCCTAG
- the pheT gene encoding phenylalanine--tRNA ligase subunit beta — MLVSYNWLQDFLKLDQDPKQLGEKITRTGVEVAEVKHPQEGLKKLVIGHIIDCTPIEGTHLNITHVDVGEDEPHQIVCGAPNVAAGENVVVALPGARIADNVKIKKGKMRGYESNGMICGLQEIGFADNLVPEKYTDGIYVFPEDADIKPGQDAYEPLGMDDYIFDFDITPNRADTLSMEGSAYEVGAIVDEPVKVEDVTLKADGSDWTSDFDAQVDPKLAPKFYLRKVTGVKIADSPLWMQKRLWNAGIRPINNVVDVTNYIMLLTGQPMHTYDARAFESGKLVVRQANKGEKLVLLNNKDVDLDPNDIVITDGDRVVMMAGVMGGLNSEIEDDTTDVILESAIFDPTLIRKAALRHANRTEASSRYEKGVNWDATMRALDMAALLLRNNAQGTVAEGVIKAADESREQVVIKTTASYINKALGTTISGDEMLHIFDQLNFKAELNGDDLTVNVPARRWDIAIPADLVEEVGRLYGYDNIESTQPVLAETHGGYSKEETVLRRIKKVAQGQGLLEAISYSLTSPDKALAFTKDPKEVVAVQMPLNSSRSTLRQNLLTGLVDAASYNMARKQDQLALYEQGRVYDHEGGTYNEHEHLAALYSGNTYFANWQHEDEKIDFYHVKGQLTNLLLAIGIDLNEVEYKAEIVAGLHPTRTAGIYIKGKYVGLIGMIAHTVTMADKALNGAEIYGYELNLDEIIPMIIAPKTVSTPAPKFPAIERDLSILVKEDVTNQEIEDVIKANGGKYLRNLRVIDVYQGTHIDDDKKSLAYNLTFLNEKDTLTDEVVTKAMNAIMADLEDKLSAKIR; from the coding sequence ATGCTAGTTTCATACAATTGGCTACAAGATTTTCTAAAATTAGATCAAGATCCCAAACAATTAGGCGAAAAAATCACCCGGACAGGTGTTGAAGTTGCTGAAGTTAAACACCCACAAGAAGGTTTGAAAAAATTAGTAATCGGTCATATTATTGACTGCACGCCAATTGAGGGTACTCACCTTAACATCACTCACGTTGATGTTGGTGAAGATGAGCCTCACCAAATCGTCTGTGGCGCGCCAAATGTTGCTGCTGGTGAGAATGTTGTTGTTGCTTTGCCAGGCGCAAGAATTGCCGACAACGTTAAGATCAAAAAGGGCAAGATGCGCGGTTATGAATCTAACGGCATGATTTGTGGTTTACAAGAAATCGGCTTTGCCGACAATTTAGTTCCTGAAAAATACACTGATGGGATTTATGTCTTCCCTGAAGATGCAGATATTAAACCGGGGCAAGATGCTTATGAACCATTAGGAATGGACGATTACATCTTTGACTTTGACATTACCCCTAACCGTGCTGATACCTTGTCAATGGAAGGCTCCGCATACGAAGTTGGTGCTATTGTCGACGAGCCTGTTAAGGTTGAAGATGTAACTTTGAAGGCTGATGGTTCCGATTGGACAAGTGACTTTGATGCCCAAGTTGATCCCAAGTTAGCTCCTAAGTTCTACTTGCGTAAAGTAACTGGTGTTAAAATTGCTGACAGTCCTTTGTGGATGCAAAAACGGTTATGGAATGCCGGAATTCGTCCAATTAACAATGTAGTTGATGTAACTAACTATATTATGCTGCTGACAGGCCAACCAATGCACACTTATGATGCTCGCGCCTTTGAGAGTGGCAAGTTGGTTGTACGTCAAGCCAATAAGGGTGAAAAATTAGTTTTATTGAACAACAAAGACGTTGATCTTGATCCTAATGACATTGTCATTACCGACGGTGACCGTGTTGTCATGATGGCTGGGGTAATGGGTGGTCTTAATTCAGAAATTGAAGATGATACCACCGATGTTATCTTGGAATCTGCTATCTTTGACCCGACTTTAATTAGAAAAGCTGCCTTGCGTCATGCGAACAGAACTGAAGCTTCAAGTCGCTACGAAAAGGGTGTTAACTGGGATGCTACGATGCGTGCACTTGACATGGCAGCATTGCTTCTCAGAAATAATGCGCAGGGGACAGTTGCCGAGGGTGTAATTAAGGCTGCTGATGAGTCGCGTGAGCAAGTTGTAATTAAAACTACTGCTTCATACATTAATAAAGCCTTAGGTACGACCATTTCTGGCGATGAAATGCTGCACATTTTTGACCAGTTAAACTTTAAGGCTGAACTTAATGGTGATGATCTAACTGTTAATGTCCCAGCAAGACGTTGGGATATTGCCATTCCTGCAGATCTAGTTGAAGAAGTGGGCCGGCTATATGGTTATGACAATATTGAATCAACCCAACCTGTTCTAGCAGAAACTCACGGTGGCTATTCTAAGGAAGAAACAGTCCTAAGAAGAATTAAAAAGGTTGCTCAAGGTCAAGGCTTGCTTGAAGCAATCTCTTACTCATTAACTTCACCAGATAAGGCATTGGCTTTTACCAAAGATCCTAAAGAAGTTGTTGCAGTTCAAATGCCACTTAACTCAAGCCGCTCAACATTAAGACAAAACTTGTTAACGGGATTAGTTGATGCTGCCAGCTACAATATGGCACGTAAGCAAGATCAATTAGCCCTTTATGAGCAAGGCCGTGTTTATGACCATGAAGGTGGCACTTACAATGAGCACGAACATTTAGCTGCACTTTACTCTGGTAATACTTACTTTGCCAACTGGCAACATGAAGACGAAAAGATTGATTTCTACCATGTTAAGGGTCAATTAACTAATTTGTTATTAGCAATTGGAATCGACTTAAATGAAGTTGAATATAAGGCAGAAATTGTTGCTGGCTTGCACCCAACTAGAACCGCTGGAATTTACATCAAGGGCAAGTATGTTGGTTTGATTGGCATGATTGCTCACACTGTTACGATGGCTGATAAGGCTCTCAACGGTGCAGAAATTTACGGTTATGAATTAAATCTCGATGAAATTATTCCAATGATTATTGCACCGAAGACTGTTTCAACGCCAGCACCGAAATTCCCTGCAATTGAACGTGACTTGTCAATCTTGGTTAAAGAAGACGTTACTAACCAAGAAATTGAAGACGTCATTAAAGCAAATGGCGGTAAGTACCTGCGCAATCTACGCGTAATTGATGTTTACCAAGGGACACATATTGACGATGACAAGAAGAGTTTGGCTTACAACCTGACCTTCTTGAATGAAAAAGATACTTTGACTGATGAAGTTGTCACTAAGGCAATGAATGCGATTATGGCAGATTTGGAAGATAAACTTAGCGCTAAAATTCGTTAG